A genomic stretch from Armatimonadota bacterium includes:
- a CDS encoding PEP-CTERM sorting domain-containing protein gives MSFRTSLVGLAALLICLSASSFAGPVQNYALNNYPTAPSSNAPGYGFTYESLVQSPGDVGGIVYDTWWYDYYIENNSITRSITSWTWQAGGASGTVIPSSHPSAVNDGGFPLAPAASASLWDAEYCESNFEDEFPFAQVVSTISWDDGHTENVPIYVPSNVVPEPSSLIGLAFGVVPFLLRRRR, from the coding sequence ATGAGCTTCAGAACGTCTCTCGTCGGGCTCGCGGCGCTGCTGATCTGTCTGTCGGCAAGTTCGTTCGCTGGTCCGGTGCAGAACTATGCCCTGAACAACTACCCGACTGCTCCGAGCAGCAACGCCCCCGGGTACGGCTTTACCTACGAGTCGCTGGTGCAGTCGCCGGGCGACGTCGGCGGCATCGTCTATGACACCTGGTGGTACGACTACTACATCGAGAACAACTCCATAACTAGGAGCATTACGTCCTGGACGTGGCAGGCTGGAGGCGCCTCGGGGACCGTGATCCCGAGTTCGCACCCGTCGGCGGTAAACGATGGCGGATTCCCGCTCGCGCCCGCCGCTAGTGCCAGTCTCTGGGACGCGGAGTACTGCGAGTCGAACTTCGAGGATGAGTTCCCGTTTGCCCAGGTGGTTTCTACCATCTCCTGGGACGACGGTCATACCGAGAACGTGCCTATCTACGTACCGTCCAACGTCGTGCCCGAACCAAGCAGTCTCATCGGACTGGCGTTCGGCGTTGTCCCGTTCCTTCTCCGCCGGAGGAGATGA